The following coding sequences lie in one Flavobacteriales bacterium genomic window:
- a CDS encoding OmpA family protein — protein sequence MNKSRISTLFLLLGVSFISLGQDSDAPSNLGSSINSKYNEIGPLISPDGKSMYFVREGHPNNTTDKAESQDIWFSEMGPDSAWTPAKHMLPPFNNHIYNSIETITPSGSMVIVRGIYKNGEFKKGTGFSVTRKTKYAWSPLSLMKIRGLGPMSQGMYYGGFLSNDCKSLLIYLSTYQGSETSDLYVSFIKEDGSWTKPRTLGKKINSPQYDESTPFLASDGITMYYSSNKPKGYGQNDIYMTKRLDETWQNWTEPINLGPTINTEKFEAYYSIDARGEYAYMISEKGSMGRGDVVKVKLPKEVKPEPVVLVRGKILNAKTMRAINGKISYETLGPEGKEVGEALSNPATGEYQITLPYGDLYGFSAKVQGYMPMSDFIDLKEKGVYQEITRDLLLKPIEVGQKVELNNIFFESGKEALKEESFPELDRIISVMNTNPTMTIELIGHTDSIGSDVANQKLSEARCALVRNYIIEHEIQTGRVIATGKGETEPITSNKTEAGRTRNRRVEFEVLTK from the coding sequence ATGAATAAATCCAGAATTTCCACCTTATTCCTTTTGTTAGGCGTTAGCTTCATTTCACTAGGACAAGATTCTGATGCGCCTAGCAATCTAGGGTCTTCAATAAATTCTAAGTACAATGAGATTGGTCCTTTGATTTCTCCTGATGGAAAATCGATGTACTTCGTAAGGGAAGGACACCCGAACAATACCACCGATAAAGCAGAAAGTCAAGATATTTGGTTTTCTGAGATGGGACCAGATTCTGCATGGACACCGGCAAAACATATGCTACCCCCATTTAATAATCATATATACAATAGTATAGAGACTATTACACCGAGTGGCAGCATGGTAATAGTTAGAGGGATTTATAAGAATGGAGAATTTAAAAAAGGCACTGGGTTTTCGGTAACAAGAAAAACAAAATATGCTTGGTCTCCACTAAGCTTAATGAAAATAAGGGGTCTAGGACCAATGAGTCAGGGAATGTACTATGGTGGATTTCTTTCTAATGACTGTAAATCGCTTCTGATTTATTTAAGTACATATCAAGGAAGCGAGACAAGTGATCTATATGTAAGTTTTATTAAAGAAGATGGCTCATGGACTAAACCCCGAACGTTAGGTAAAAAAATTAATTCGCCACAATATGATGAGAGTACGCCGTTTTTAGCTTCAGATGGTATTACGATGTATTATTCAAGTAATAAACCAAAGGGTTATGGTCAGAATGATATATATATGACAAAACGACTGGACGAAACCTGGCAAAACTGGACAGAACCAATAAACCTTGGGCCAACGATAAATACGGAAAAATTTGAAGCGTACTATTCTATTGATGCAAGAGGAGAATATGCATACATGATTTCGGAAAAAGGCTCGATGGGTAGAGGAGATGTAGTTAAAGTAAAACTGCCCAAAGAAGTTAAACCAGAACCAGTTGTTTTGGTAAGAGGGAAAATATTGAATGCCAAAACAATGCGGGCTATCAATGGTAAAATTAGTTACGAAACATTAGGGCCAGAGGGTAAAGAGGTAGGAGAGGCATTATCAAATCCTGCTACAGGAGAATATCAAATCACTCTGCCATACGGTGATCTTTATGGCTTCTCTGCGAAGGTTCAAGGGTATATGCCAATGTCAGATTTTATTGATCTCAAGGAGAAAGGAGTGTATCAAGAAATTACAAGAGACCTATTACTAAAACCAATTGAAGTTGGACAAAAGGTTGAATTAAATAATATTTTCTTTGAATCTGGAAAAGAAGCTCTAAAAGAAGAGTCGTTTCCCGAATTGGATCGGATTATTAGTGTGATGAATACCAATCCTACAATGACAATTGAGTTAATTGGTCACACAGATAGTATAGGATCTGATGTAGCAAATCAGAAATTATCTGAAGCTAGATGTGCTCTTGTACGAAATTATATTATTGAACATGAAATACAAACGGGTAGAGTAATAGCTACCGGCAAGGGAGAAACAGAGCCTATTACAAGTAATAAGACAGAGGCGGGACGGACGAGAAACAGACGAGTTGAATTTGAAGTATTAACGAAATAA